Proteins encoded together in one Archangium lipolyticum window:
- a CDS encoding HEAT repeat domain-containing protein, which produces MGIFDFLGGSGPEKALKLKSKVTQKYGDPTTRQKALQQLGEMKIPEAVSVLLHRYNITVEPLTTDADEKEHVFELVKGFGQDAVAPTTEFLRKNEQATSWALRVLEALLPEGEVIGIVVDALGALSTQYMRNPEKKVVLLHYVTGKQDPRIPAVVLPHLDDMADEVKIAALKALGPLKHEPAREPILHVLTAGDSGRRVQVAAIEALLESGFNVQSHREKVESVISEPFFVDGSGVVKRRA; this is translated from the coding sequence ATGGGCATCTTCGATTTCCTCGGTGGCTCCGGCCCCGAGAAGGCTCTCAAGCTCAAGTCCAAGGTGACCCAGAAGTATGGGGACCCCACGACCCGTCAGAAGGCCCTCCAGCAGCTCGGGGAGATGAAGATCCCCGAGGCCGTCAGCGTCCTGCTCCACCGCTACAACATCACCGTGGAGCCCCTCACCACGGACGCCGACGAGAAGGAGCACGTCTTCGAGCTCGTCAAGGGCTTCGGCCAGGACGCGGTGGCCCCCACCACCGAGTTCCTCCGCAAGAACGAGCAGGCCACCTCCTGGGCCCTGCGCGTGCTGGAGGCCCTCCTGCCCGAGGGCGAGGTCATCGGCATCGTCGTGGACGCGCTCGGCGCCCTGAGCACCCAGTACATGCGCAACCCCGAGAAGAAGGTCGTCCTGCTCCACTACGTCACCGGCAAGCAGGACCCGCGCATCCCCGCCGTGGTGCTGCCCCACCTCGATGACATGGCCGACGAGGTGAAGATCGCCGCCCTCAAGGCGCTCGGCCCCCTGAAGCACGAGCCGGCCCGCGAGCCCATCCTCCACGTCCTGACCGCCGGGGACTCCGGCCGCCGCGTGCAGGTGGCCGCCATCGAGGCGCTCCTGGAGAGCGGCTTCAACGTGCAGAGCCACCGCGAGAAGGTGGAGTCGGTCATCTCCGAGCCCTTCTTCGTCGACGGCTCCGGCGTGGTGAAGCGCCGCGCCTGA
- a CDS encoding hybrid sensor histidine kinase/response regulator yields MPKKKVPHLAEIVTLRPEVKKSPRRATKPQPPVEAEDAERALVEMAQHITSSAGPTEALRSQLQIIHGLMQAKACYVARFLPSRNQLHVEHVRGRYDERITAATPEEGLVGRAFAEKAILRDEESVAVPLESPQGVSGVLALIAPRRSASDSLLMALAGQLSASYEVARLRDDSARRNKDLQTAIAGLKALEQSRDELLGNVSHDLKNPLTTIKAYLAMMGREKLGPIADAQRRAVQVCDRSADRMLRMVNDLLLMSRLQAGKMQLNQRPFGLKSVAEEVVRNLTPLAEQSKVRLDLPPSGEVFVRGDRERIAEAIQNLVEAGIHRCEEEDSVELRVSVDDGLALLTVKDSGPGIGAEDLEHVFDPFHRPQGSRGGPGRSLGLPLVAKILALHGGRVEASSTLGEGTSFQMVLPMFAGAVSSPDAAQAGPRAGGILLVEDDADCREVLQQVLEQEGYRVMSTSGAAEARSILSHIRPAMVLLDLRLSEDDGRSVLRFIRGTESLADVAVYIISGASEVSSLGAGQGLDRIDGFFEKPLQLPRLLDTVAAVVRPSRRNPAVT; encoded by the coding sequence GTGCCGAAGAAGAAGGTTCCGCATCTCGCAGAGATCGTCACCCTGCGCCCCGAGGTGAAGAAGTCCCCCCGGCGCGCCACCAAGCCCCAGCCTCCCGTCGAGGCCGAGGACGCCGAGCGCGCCCTGGTGGAGATGGCCCAGCACATCACCTCCAGCGCCGGTCCCACCGAGGCCCTGCGCTCGCAGCTGCAGATCATCCACGGGCTGATGCAGGCCAAGGCCTGCTACGTGGCGCGCTTCCTCCCCTCGCGCAACCAGCTCCATGTCGAGCACGTGCGCGGCCGCTACGACGAGCGCATCACCGCCGCCACTCCCGAGGAGGGGCTCGTGGGCCGCGCCTTCGCCGAGAAGGCCATCCTCCGTGACGAGGAGTCCGTCGCCGTGCCGCTCGAGAGCCCCCAGGGCGTCAGCGGCGTGCTGGCCCTCATCGCCCCGCGCCGCTCCGCCTCGGACTCCCTGCTGATGGCCCTGGCCGGCCAGCTCTCCGCCTCCTACGAGGTGGCCCGCCTGCGCGACGACAGCGCCCGGCGCAACAAGGACCTGCAGACGGCCATCGCAGGCCTCAAGGCCCTCGAGCAGAGCCGCGACGAGCTGCTCGGCAACGTCTCGCACGACCTGAAGAACCCCCTCACCACCATCAAGGCCTACCTGGCCATGATGGGCCGCGAGAAGCTCGGACCCATCGCCGACGCCCAGCGCCGCGCGGTCCAGGTGTGCGACCGCAGCGCGGACCGCATGCTGCGCATGGTGAATGATCTGCTGCTCATGTCCCGCCTCCAGGCCGGCAAGATGCAGCTCAACCAGCGCCCCTTCGGGCTCAAGTCCGTGGCCGAGGAGGTCGTCCGCAACCTCACGCCCCTGGCCGAGCAGTCCAAGGTGCGGCTCGACCTGCCCCCCTCCGGCGAGGTCTTCGTCCGCGGCGACCGCGAGCGCATCGCCGAGGCCATCCAGAACCTCGTGGAGGCCGGCATCCACCGCTGCGAGGAAGAGGACAGCGTGGAGCTGCGCGTCTCCGTCGATGACGGGCTCGCCCTGCTCACCGTGAAGGACTCCGGGCCGGGCATCGGCGCCGAGGACCTGGAGCACGTCTTCGATCCCTTCCACCGGCCCCAGGGCAGCCGCGGCGGTCCGGGACGCAGCCTCGGCCTGCCGCTGGTGGCGAAGATCCTCGCGCTCCATGGCGGCCGCGTGGAAGCCTCCAGCACCCTGGGTGAAGGCACCAGCTTCCAGATGGTGCTGCCCATGTTCGCCGGCGCCGTCAGCTCGCCCGACGCGGCCCAGGCGGGGCCTCGCGCCGGTGGCATCCTCCTCGTCGAGGACGACGCCGACTGCCGCGAGGTGCTCCAGCAGGTGCTCGAGCAGGAGGGGTACCGGGTCATGTCCACCTCCGGCGCCGCCGAGGCCCGCTCCATCCTCTCCCACATCCGGCCGGCCATGGTGCTGCTCGACCTGCGGCTGAGCGAGGACGATGGGCGCTCCGTGCTGCGCTTCATCCGCGGCACCGAGTCCCTCGCCGACGTGGCCGTCTACATCATCTCCGGCGCCAGCGAGGTCTCCAGCCTCGGCGCGGGCCAGGGTTTGGACCGCATCGACGGATTTTTCGAGAAACCACTGCAATTGCCACGGCTGCTGGACACCGTGGCCGCCGTGGTCCGTCCAAGCCGCCGCAACCCGGCGGTCACCTGA